A window of Microbacterium luteolum contains these coding sequences:
- a CDS encoding acyltransferase family protein, which yields MSNAAAAPSGPPTGSTARPRRRVPFWDNARYACIVLVVLGHAIQRLIYDSDIAFAFYLALYAFHMPAFAIISGYFSKSGSPTRTQMARVITDILVPYLIFEVLWTLTKWLVEGQANPNITKPSWTLWFLLALGIFRLVLPYLALLRWPLAWTVVISIGVGYLPNVDSTFSLSRTLGLLPFFAFGWWLRERDIVDRFRLLDFRPWWVRVVAVAVLAATGWAAWNWLPVWQAIDLRHWLFYEDSYADLGGEQWWAGGLRFALMLLAVVLCAAFFALIPRGTYWWTHFGQYTMYVFLLHSFVLYPFRESGALRDLEPTWIWLPLVTILSVVVALALATKPVRWLFRPLVEPRPKWLFADPALASREGRRNDPTGSRRPR from the coding sequence ATGAGCAACGCAGCCGCGGCCCCTTCCGGTCCCCCGACCGGGTCGACGGCACGCCCTCGGCGCCGCGTCCCGTTCTGGGACAACGCCCGCTACGCGTGCATCGTGCTGGTGGTGCTGGGCCACGCGATCCAGCGGCTCATCTACGACTCCGACATCGCCTTCGCGTTCTACCTGGCCCTCTACGCCTTCCACATGCCGGCGTTCGCGATCATCTCGGGATACTTCTCGAAGTCCGGGTCGCCGACCAGGACGCAGATGGCCAGAGTCATCACCGACATCCTGGTGCCGTATCTCATCTTCGAGGTGCTGTGGACGCTCACCAAGTGGCTCGTGGAGGGCCAGGCGAACCCGAACATCACCAAGCCGTCCTGGACGCTGTGGTTCCTGCTGGCGCTGGGGATCTTCCGGCTGGTCCTCCCCTACCTCGCTCTGCTCCGGTGGCCGCTGGCCTGGACGGTCGTGATCTCGATCGGCGTCGGGTACCTGCCGAACGTCGACAGCACCTTCTCGCTCTCGCGCACGCTGGGCCTCCTCCCGTTCTTCGCGTTCGGGTGGTGGCTCCGGGAGCGGGACATCGTCGACCGATTCCGCCTCCTCGACTTCCGCCCCTGGTGGGTGCGCGTCGTCGCCGTCGCCGTCCTCGCAGCCACGGGCTGGGCGGCCTGGAACTGGCTCCCGGTGTGGCAGGCGATCGACCTGCGTCACTGGCTCTTCTACGAGGACTCCTACGCCGACCTCGGCGGTGAGCAGTGGTGGGCCGGCGGTCTCCGGTTCGCGCTGATGCTCCTCGCCGTCGTGCTCTGCGCGGCGTTCTTCGCGCTCATCCCCCGCGGGACCTATTGGTGGACGCACTTCGGCCAGTACACGATGTACGTGTTCCTCCTGCATTCGTTCGTGTTGTACCCCTTCCGTGAATCGGGTGCCCTGCGCGACCTCGAACCGACGTGGATCTGGCTGCCTCTCGTCACGATCCTGTCCGTCGTCGTCGCACTGGCTCTGGCGACGAAACCCGTCCGCTGGCTCTTCCGTCCGCTCGTCGAACCGCGCCCGAAATGGCTTTTCGCCGACCCCGCTCTCGCCTCCCGCGAGGGGCGGAGGAACGACCCGACCGGATCGCGGCGGCCGCGATAG